The nucleotide window TGGGGCTGTTCCGCCGGATCCTCGGCTGGGGTCTCGTCGCGGGGGTGATTGGCAGCGGCAGCGGCCTGGTGCTGCAACAGCTCATGCTGAAGCAGGTCTTCACGCCGGAGACACTGCCGGCGTGGGTGTCCTTCGCCATGGCGCCGCTGCGGAACCTGGGCGAGTTGGGCTTCGCGGCCGTCTACGTGTCCAGCATCACCCTGCTCTTCCAGCGGGCCACCTGGCAGCGAGCGCTGGGCCTGCTTGCGCCGGTGGGCCGCATGGCGCTGACGAACTACCTGTCACAGTCGATCATCAGCGTGCTGTTCTTCTACGGCTACGGACTGGGCTTCATCACGAAGCTGGGCCCCGCGGCGTGCGTGGCTTACTGCCTGGCCATCTTCTGCGTCCAGGGGGTGTGGAGCCACCTGTGGCTGGCGAGGTTCCGCTTCGGCCCCGCCGAGTGGGTGTGGCGGTCGCTGACGTATGGAAAGGCCCAACCAATGCGCCGGGATGACGGCTCGGACCAACGCACCACGGCGCCGGCATAGCTCAGCCGCCGCCGTTCCCGCCGAACTCCATATACGAGCCATTCCAATACGAGAGGGAGTAGTACGCGGCGTTGGTCTGGAAAGGCCAGCCATCGGTGACGTAGGTGCAGTTGGGGCCCGTGGTGTGAATGCACATCCCCTGCATGTACGCGGTGCCGAAGGTCCCGGAGAACTGTCCCGTGCCCATGTCGGTGAGCGGAGGAACGCGGCTCTGCGCCGAATAGACCTCGCCGTAGAAGTGCGCCATGTCGCCAGAAGTGAACTGGCCATTCCAGAGCGTGCCGGGGAAGTAGCCGACCCAGGCATCGTTGAACCAGATCCACCAGTTGCCGTTGTCATAGCGGATGTACTGCTGGACCGAGTACCCGTAATAGCTGGAGAGCGGCATCCCGGGCCCGTAGACGCCGTGGACCTGGACGAACCCGGCGGCGTCGTTGAACTGGCCGTAGCTCCACTGGGAGATCATCAGTCGCGGGAAGGCGTCCCAGAACTTCCGCAGGCCCATCTCCACCAGGTGATAGTTGGCGCCACGGACGATGGACATCTGGGACGTCACCATGTCGCTCTGGTCGTACACCGCCGGGTTGGAGAACAGGATGGACGCTCCAACGCCGCTCTGGCTCAACGCGTCCGTGGGCTTCATCACTCCGGCGTACCAGTACGACCCCGCCAGCGACTGCATGGCGGCCGGGCCAGATAACGGCGGACCGGCCTTGCGCGTCCGAAGCTCCGCCTGCGCGTAGATCGGCACCTGGCCCGGGGGACAGACGGCGCGAACACGAGGGGCGAACGCGGCCCTCTCCACGCTGGGGGGAGGCGGAGGCACGGCGGCGCGTGCGGCCTCCGTCATCGCCTCGCAGCGGTACTCCCCAGGCGCGAGCGCGAGCTCCACCTCCGACGTATCGGCGACGGCCTCCGGGCGAACCTCGCTCGCAGGCTCGCCACATCCGATGAGAAACATTGACAGCAACAAGCCAGCTCTCGACATGGACGGTTCCTTTCGTACATCCGCGACGGTTGCATCAGCGCGCGGGAGCTTATGCCGAGCGACTGACTGGAAAGGCCCGCGCTACTGAGCCGGTTGAGTCGCGTCCCAGAGCCTCACGGGTCGTTGTCTTGCCAGCCGCCTTGGGTCTCGAATGGCATTCCTGGCAGGATTTGAAGAAGGGGGGAACACATGCCCGCGACCCATTACCTCCAAGATGACACCGGCTATCTCCTCTTCTGATTCCGACACTTGGTCTGGCGTCATCCGGGCGTGGCTCGCCGCGATGCTGCTCATGGTTCCGGCCTGTCAGGGGCCGACCCAGGGAACCGTGGCTTCACCGGGCGCCAGCGCGGCGGAGCGGCTCAAGGCGGAGGCAGCTCTTGTCGAATCGGCCCGCCTTGTCTCGTGCAACGGGGACAAGGTGTTGGCGCCGATGCCCGAGCCACTGTTGGCGCAGCTTCGGACCGCGTTGACCCAGGTCGCGGTTTCGCGAGACCCGGCCCTGACGACGCCGCCCTGGGAGTCCGTCCTTCTGGAGCTGAAGTTCCGGGACGGCCAGACGGTGTTCGGGCAACTGGTGCGCGAGGACGTCCTCCGCCTGCGCGAGGAGCGGTGGTGCGGGGAGGAGAGGCGAGGCGTTGAGCTGCTTCTGGCGGACGGGCCCTCGCTGCTCCCGTGGTTCCAGCAGCACCTGGGACCGGCGCAGTCGAAGGAGCATCAGCTTCCGCCAGGGCTTCCTCCTCCCCCCTGACGCGAAGCGCCCACGACACGGATGTCTTTGTCCGAAGACAGCCAGGGTGAAAACATCCAGGAAGAATCGGGGGCGGATGGAATGACAAGACTGGCGTACAGGGGTCGATGATGACCGCCAGGGGCGAATTCAAGACACGCCTGGATGCGCCTGCTCTGTTCGGGCAACATGGCCAGCCTTCTCCCCGCGGTCGCATCCCTGGTGCCTGATGACACGCCTTGGCCTTCCGCAGCGCCTCCTGGTGTTCGCGATCCTGATGGGAGGCGGCTTCTCGGTCGCGGAGGAGGCCCCGGTGGGCGTCGCGGAGGACCGGCGGAACGAGCCTCCGCGCAACTACGGCAACCTGCGCGCCGGAGCGTCCACCTCCGGCCGGCGTCCCAGCATCTGTCTGGAGTTGTCTCCACTGGCGCGGCTCGGCGTGGAGGCCTGCGGCACGGGTTCGGGGTTCCTCCACCGCGACCCGGAACCGGAGATCGCCCACTTCCGCGCCAACCTGACGCTCACCTCCTTCAAGACGCGCATCGGCTGGCTCCAGCCCCGGTTGAGCGCCGGCTTCGCCGAGCTGCAGATTGGCGAGGACAGCTCGGGCTTCGACTTCGGGGGCTCCGGCCCCACCGGCGTGGAGACCGCCGGCCCCGAGGTGGGCGCGTCCCTCCGGGCCCTGCTGCCCATCTCCTCCGGCTTTGAGTTCGTGGGGGAGCTGGGGTTCAGCGCCGCGTACTTCAACGCCGCGCCGCAGTTGATCAGACCGCAGGCCCGCTTCCAGCCGAGCGCCTCGTTCACGCTCGGCGTTGGATTCTGAGCCGCACCATGACCCTGGCGAGCCCTGGAACGAAGCGCGCGGCGGTGGGCTGGAGCCTCTGCGTCTGCGTGGTGCTGGCGGCCATCCTCGTTCCCTTCCTCCTCTTCGGCGAGCAACTGGAGGCCGCCACCCAATCCTTCCTGGAGGCGCGTCCACCCGACTGGCAGGTGGCGCTCATGCTGGGAGGGTTGCTGGCGGGGGACATCGTCCTGCCAGTGCCCTCCAGCCTCGTCGGCACGGCGTCCGGGGCGCTGCTGGGCTTCTGGGGCGGCCTCACGGCCTGCTGGGTGGGAATGATGGTGGGCTGTGGTTGGGGCTACCTGCTGGGCGCCAGGGGCGGCGAGGCGGCGTTGCGACGCACCCTGGGTCCGGTGGAACTCCAACGTCTGTCACGCCTGGCCGAACGCCGGGGTGCCTGGTTGCTGATTGCATTGCGCGGCGTGCCCATGCTGGCGGAGTCCTCCGTCCTCTTCGCTGGCGCCAGCCGCATGCCTCTGGGGAGTTTCCTCGGAGCCTGCGCGCTCTCCAATCTGGGCGTCTGCGCCACCTACGCGGCGGTGGGTGCGTACTCGGCGCGACTCGGGTCATTCCTGACATTGTTCTTGGGGATGGTTTTACTGCCTGGACTCGCGCTCTGGCTGGTGCGGCGCTTTCTACCCGGGCGTCCCGCAACCCAGACATCGTCAATGGACTGACAGCGGACTTTGCCGCCCCAGCACGAATTTCAGCCAAGACCGTTTTTAGTCTGTTTAGCCCTCGACGGCTTCTCCCCCGCAGCGATTAAACTCTTGCGCCCAAGCCCGGCGTCTCGTCGGGCTCAACCGCATGGGGGAGATTGCCTTTGTCCGACAAACCGCGCGTCCTGCTCGCCGTGGCACTGGGTGCCACCGGCCTCCTGGCCTGCCCAACGACGTCGCTCATGGATTCGGGCCCCCCCGTCCCCAAGGCGACGGCGCTCGAAGCCAATGACTGCCCGGCGGACGTGGCCTGGCTCAACAGCTCCACCCTCCCCAGCGAAGTGCCGGGGAACAAGACGATCTGCAACTTCGAGCAGTTCATGTGGCAGAGCATGCTCGCGCTCGTCCAGCCCGCCAGCGGCAAGCCCGACATGGTGCAGTTCGAGACGTGGATGCCGTCCTACGGCATCTTCATCAAGGACGGGGTGCCGACGGCCTGGGGCCAGGAACCGCCTGTCTCCTGCACCAACGCCGTGAAGCCCACGGCGGGTGGCAAGCCGCCCCGCCTCTACACCGACATCATCAAGCAGGCCGGCGCGGATCAGCCGCTGATCGACCTGAAGGGCGAGTTCGTCTACTACGGCATGTCCGTCAACCAGAGCATCTACACGATGCTGACGTCCTGTCAGCTCTACCAGGCGAACTGCGCGGGTCAGCTCAAGCCCGGGAACAACGGCATCGACATCATCAAGAAGTATCCGAACCTCGCGTACCCGGACACGGCCGTCGAGCTGAAGACGAGCTGGATGGTGCTCGACGAGGCGACGGCCAGCTCAGGCCTCTTCTATGTGGTTCCCGGCCTCATCCAGGTCAAGGACAGCCCCTGCCGGCAGGTGAACCTGGGACTGACCGGCATGCACATCGTGTCCAAGACGCCCAGCTTCCCGGCGATGATCTGGGCCACGTTCGAGCACCGCAACAACGCGCCCGACTGTAGCAACCTCTCCGCGGCGCCTCCGCTCGGGGGCACGTGGAACTTCTACAACCCGGCCTGCACCGATTGCGTGACCAACACCTATCAACCGGGCAAGCCCGCCCAGGTCTGCCGCATGCACCCGCAGGGGGACTCGGCCATCGGCACCTTCCCCGGCGGCGTCGACTGTAGCGTCAATCCCAACCAGTTCGCCTGTCAGGACAAGACCCGCACGATGCTCGCCCAGAGCACCCAGGCGCTCAACGCCATCAACAGCAGCGTCCAGGCGTTGATCCAGGCCAACCCCGGCCGCATCAACAAGGTCTGGGCCAACTACGAGCTCGTCGGCAACGTGTGGACCGTCAACGGTACGGTCCCGCCCTATCTGCAAGCGCAGCAGGGTTCGCTGTCCGCCGCGAACACCTCCATGGAGACCTTCGTCCAGAACGGCGTCGCGGCGATGACCAATCCCTACAGCTGCTTGAGCTGCCACGACATGTCGGGCCCCACCGGAAGCCAGAACCTGCCGCCCGTGGGCTTGAGCCACCTGTTCGACGAAGTCCAGATGCCCGGCGGGTGCACGAACGGCTCGCTTCCCGCAGCATGCGCCCCCTACACCGGCAGCGGCAACTAGAACCCCGAGGAGACCTCCATGAGCTACCTTGATACGCCTCGCATCAACTTCTCCGGTTCGTTCCAGGCTTCGCCAGCCACCATCAACAACACGCCCAACAACTACAACCCGGCGAACTACAACGAGGACTCGCTCAAGCCCAACAACATCGAGCTCTACTGGGAGCCCAAGGGCGACAGCATCTTCGACCTGCTCGACTGCAAGGTGACCACCGTCGAGTTGCCCGGCGGCGGCAGCGACTCCCTCATGGGAGCCGGGGTGAGCGCCCTGTACATGGGGTCTCCGCCCAAGCTGGTGGACCTGGATCCCATGCAGCAGAACGGCAGTGAAATCTGGGGCTTCAACGTCATCATCGGCGACATCAGCGGCGCCAATGTCCAGGGCGTGTTCACGCCGGTTGCATTCAACGGCATCTGGATGAATTCGCAGGACAAGAACACCCCCAGGAGCTCCGCGAGCGGCTCCGCCGCCTATCAATCAACGCTCACGAACCTGAAGTGGAACGTCGGCAATTCGGCGGTCCTCCAGGCACTGCAGAAGGCGTCCCCCCACCGCCTATCCATCCGCCTGGTGGTCAGCGCCCACAACAACGCCCCGTACCTCTTCGCCTTCACCCCCGCCACCTTCCAGACGATGCAGGCACAGGGGGTCCCCGCCGCCATCGTGGACAAGCTCGCGATCCTCCAGGACTACGTGATGAACGTGGACGGAGATGGCAAGCCGGTGGAGCCGGGACGGGGCTACATCCCCACGCAGATGTACGTCAGCTCCCTGCTGGAGCAGTTGCTGGGCCAGGCCACGGCTCAACAGTACGGGCCCACCATCCTGGCGGTGACCCAGCAGCCCTACCATCCGTGGATCGACTACACCACCAAGGAGCCCCTGCCCCAGCAGCCGCTCTTCAACTTCAATTACGGCAAGCTCGTTGGCTCCGTGGGCCCCTGTCTGGATGACGAGCCCACCTTCGCCGTGCCCGCGCGCACCCTGGCGCAAATCCCGCACCCGCGTCCGGCCGTGAACGCGTGGTGGGCCCTGGCGCAGCTCAACCTGGACTCCACGCCCTCGTTGACGCTCGACCTGGGCAATTCATTGCCCGTCCAGTGGCCGGGCCGTTCGCTCTGGACGGAGAAGCTGGGAACACTGTCGCTCGCGTACTACACGGGTTCCGGTGACTCGAAGACGTACACGACCATCGTCCCGTCGATTGACTACAGCAATCCCGATTTCATCGACAAGCAGTCCGGGATGCTGGTCGTCACGAACTTTGGCGGCGTCGATCCCCAGAGCCTCGCGAACCTGCCGCTCGCGCTCCGGAGCACGACCGGCACCGGCAACGATGCCGTGACGCTGACCCTGCTGGAGGAGAACTCCGAGGGTTTGAGCCTGCGCGCGGATCAGTTCATCTACCGCATGAACCCGGGCATGCAGACCACGCCTGGCTTCCAGCTCGGGGAGACCAACACCCTCAACCTCTACGTGCGCAAGTTCGGCCGCATCGAGGGGACGGAGCAATGGAAGATCGCCCTGAACACCCTCACCCCGACCAAAGCGGCCGACTACACCCTGAACACACTGGGCACTCAGGGCACCAATGGCATCAGCGAGAAGAACATCTCGACCCCCGAGAACATCCTGACGCTCTCCCCGAATGTCGTGAGCGTCACCGGAGGCAAGGCCACCGTCACCCTCACCGCGGCGGATCCAAAGAATCCCCGCGTCTACGTGGACGGGCAGGTCTACTTCACCCGGTACACCTTCAGTCCCACGGTCGCGGACTACAAGCAGGACCCCAACGACCTGGTCAGCGTCCAGATCTACCAGCAGACCCCCATCACGGGCACGCCGACGTGGGTCAATGGGATTGGAGACATCCTGCGGCAGTACGGCATGCTCTATCCCGTCATGG belongs to Corallococcus exiguus and includes:
- a CDS encoding jacalin family lectin, which encodes MSYLDTPRINFSGSFQASPATINNTPNNYNPANYNEDSLKPNNIELYWEPKGDSIFDLLDCKVTTVELPGGGSDSLMGAGVSALYMGSPPKLVDLDPMQQNGSEIWGFNVIIGDISGANVQGVFTPVAFNGIWMNSQDKNTPRSSASGSAAYQSTLTNLKWNVGNSAVLQALQKASPHRLSIRLVVSAHNNAPYLFAFTPATFQTMQAQGVPAAIVDKLAILQDYVMNVDGDGKPVEPGRGYIPTQMYVSSLLEQLLGQATAQQYGPTILAVTQQPYHPWIDYTTKEPLPQQPLFNFNYGKLVGSVGPCLDDEPTFAVPARTLAQIPHPRPAVNAWWALAQLNLDSTPSLTLDLGNSLPVQWPGRSLWTEKLGTLSLAYYTGSGDSKTYTTIVPSIDYSNPDFIDKQSGMLVVTNFGGVDPQSLANLPLALRSTTGTGNDAVTLTLLEENSEGLSLRADQFIYRMNPGMQTTPGFQLGETNTLNLYVRKFGRIEGTEQWKIALNTLTPTKAADYTLNTLGTQGTNGISEKNISTPENILTLSPNVVSVTGGKATVTLTAADPKNPRVYVDGQVYFTRYTFSPTVADYKQDPNDLVSVQIYQQTPITGTPTWVNGIGDILRQYGMLYPVMGRFQLWTYDGIINNREKIARVLGLDISQPLHMPVSRDLSAIKLKLILDWFNAGMPYGPMGPEGGSGTAWDNLPTVSGWGPMTSLLVRSGDIIDAIQPSYGSNAAPYQGGPGGNAHTIDLTDDGIVSMTGYTGTYFGMTQIAQVTFKTARGKTYGPYGTMANVYGAKPYSLVVPTGSAIRSFFGTTVVHSGGTKYIASLGGNVQLL
- a CDS encoding neprosin family prolyl endopeptidase, yielding MSRAGLLLSMFLIGCGEPASEVRPEAVADTSEVELALAPGEYRCEAMTEAARAAVPPPPPSVERAAFAPRVRAVCPPGQVPIYAQAELRTRKAGPPLSGPAAMQSLAGSYWYAGVMKPTDALSQSGVGASILFSNPAVYDQSDMVTSQMSIVRGANYHLVEMGLRKFWDAFPRLMISQWSYGQFNDAAGFVQVHGVYGPGMPLSSYYGYSVQQYIRYDNGNWWIWFNDAWVGYFPGTLWNGQFTSGDMAHFYGEVYSAQSRVPPLTDMGTGQFSGTFGTAYMQGMCIHTTGPNCTYVTDGWPFQTNAAYYSLSYWNGSYMEFGGNGGG
- a CDS encoding TVP38/TMEM64 family protein produces the protein MTLASPGTKRAAVGWSLCVCVVLAAILVPFLLFGEQLEAATQSFLEARPPDWQVALMLGGLLAGDIVLPVPSSLVGTASGALLGFWGGLTACWVGMMVGCGWGYLLGARGGEAALRRTLGPVELQRLSRLAERRGAWLLIALRGVPMLAESSVLFAGASRMPLGSFLGACALSNLGVCATYAAVGAYSARLGSFLTLFLGMVLLPGLALWLVRRFLPGRPATQTSSMD